A single Chloracidobacterium sp. DNA region contains:
- the pyk gene encoding pyruvate kinase: MRRAKILATLGPATKDQTTIETMISAGVNAVRINMSHGTVDEHTTAVSTARAAAANVGKPLAILVDLSGPKIRTRTLKDGQSVILRDGAGFTITTRDIVGDETIVSTTFAELPDSVTPGARILLDDGALELIVESKTATDVICRVVTGGVLSERKGINLPNTPLPIPSLTEKDRVDLEWAMAQNVDYIALSFVRTAADCKEVKDIIKRLNKRKLGRALLVAKIEKAEAIENLIEIIEETDGLMVARGDLGVETSVELVPVYQKRIIELAVAHDKFVITATQMLQSMIENPFPTRAEASDVANAVWDGTDAVMLSAETASGKFPVESVKTMVKIIDSAETIKPEMLKKPVKLTQPPSGRTSQALCKAAAYAAKEIRTEKIAVFTESGLMARRLSNVRSGLQSFALTTSQDACNQLALIWGVTPHLHEDRGTTGEMLTVGEQTLLETGAVNVGETIIMMAGRLSGFGLSSSVIVWTVGAHLAER, from the coding sequence ATGCGAAGAGCTAAGATCCTGGCCACACTCGGCCCCGCGACGAAAGACCAAACCACCATCGAAACAATGATCTCCGCCGGCGTTAACGCCGTCCGGATCAATATGTCACACGGAACTGTCGACGAACACACCACCGCTGTCTCGACGGCACGGGCCGCGGCGGCAAATGTCGGCAAGCCTTTGGCAATACTCGTAGATCTGTCCGGCCCGAAGATCCGCACGCGTACGTTGAAAGACGGCCAAAGCGTGATCCTCCGCGACGGTGCGGGGTTCACCATAACGACGCGAGACATTGTCGGCGACGAAACTATCGTCTCAACCACGTTTGCCGAACTTCCTGACTCGGTCACGCCCGGTGCACGGATCTTGCTCGACGACGGTGCTCTCGAGCTCATTGTCGAATCTAAAACTGCGACGGACGTCATCTGCCGCGTCGTAACGGGCGGCGTGTTGAGCGAGAGAAAAGGCATCAATCTGCCCAATACGCCGCTGCCGATACCTTCGCTCACGGAAAAGGACCGCGTCGACCTCGAATGGGCAATGGCCCAGAATGTCGATTACATCGCACTTTCATTTGTCCGAACTGCGGCCGATTGCAAAGAGGTCAAGGACATTATCAAGCGACTGAATAAGCGTAAGCTTGGGCGTGCCCTGCTCGTCGCCAAGATCGAGAAAGCGGAGGCGATCGAGAATCTAATAGAGATAATTGAGGAAACCGACGGCCTGATGGTCGCTCGCGGCGATCTCGGAGTCGAGACTAGCGTCGAACTCGTTCCCGTTTACCAAAAGCGGATCATCGAGCTTGCCGTCGCCCACGACAAATTTGTCATCACCGCGACGCAGATGCTGCAATCGATGATCGAAAATCCGTTTCCGACCCGTGCTGAGGCCTCGGATGTCGCCAATGCCGTGTGGGATGGAACGGACGCCGTGATGCTCTCGGCCGAGACAGCCAGCGGTAAGTTTCCGGTCGAATCGGTCAAAACAATGGTCAAGATCATCGACTCGGCGGAGACGATCAAGCCTGAAATGCTCAAAAAACCGGTCAAGCTCACGCAACCGCCGTCCGGACGGACAAGCCAGGCACTATGCAAGGCCGCCGCCTACGCCGCCAAGGAGATCCGGACCGAAAAGATCGCTGTATTCACGGAATCAGGCCTGATGGCCAGACGACTTTCAAACGTGCGTTCCGGGCTTCAGTCCTTTGCACTTACGACATCGCAGGACGCCTGTAATCAGCTTGCGTTGATCTGGGGAGTCACGCCGCACCTGCACGAAGACCGCGGTACGACCGGCGAAATGCTCACCGTCGGCGAGCAAACGCTACTGGAGACCGGGGCGGTGAATGTGGGGGAAACGATCATTATGATGGCTGGCCGCCTTTCCGGTTTTGGACTTTCGAGCTCAGTGATCGTGTGGACGGTGGGTGCCCATCTAGCGGAACGCTGA
- a CDS encoding glycoside hydrolase family 15 protein — translation MRDIPVGNGSLLVNFDDKYQIRDIYFPHVGQENHSEGFPFRFGIWVDGTFSWIFADEWTRTLRYVDNAPVTDVTLTNDHLGIEIKCCDAVAEAQNVFIRRITVRDLHSQSREVRVFLHQDFRLYENKVGDTAFYDPETLALIHYKKHRYFLVNTYPHFDQFATGRKAFRNSEGTWRDAEDGDLQGGAITEGSVDFTIGVHLALEANGQAEFHYWIAAGTAHSEVEAINSKIIKAGAESFISHATGGSLAWLEEGSLAISGLSETAFKLYRRSLLIIRTQIDMHGAIIAANDSEVTERATDHYSYLWPRDGSFVANAMDQAGYSSYSHNFFDLCSRIVHERGYFLQKYNPDGSVGSGWHSYWDKYTKKPMLPIQEDETALVLWALWEHYSMHPDEEFVGELYQSLIVKCANFIAGFRDPETKLPKPSWNLWEDRRGVHTFTCATVVAGLRAAVNFANMFGDSDLAVNYAAAANEIVDAMREHLYSHELGRFLRGLLANGDDSLYPDPTIDASLFGIFYFGCFTPDDPMVVNTMAAIEATLTNKTAVGGVARFENDGYMRESDSVTGNTWFICSLWLAEFYIARAKSADELEQARNIIESTAGLAMPSGVLAEQIEPISGQAASVSPLTWSHSTYVATVLSFSKKLSSFTTK, via the coding sequence ATGAGAGACATTCCGGTCGGTAACGGTAGCCTGCTTGTTAATTTTGACGACAAATACCAAATTCGTGATATATACTTTCCGCACGTCGGTCAGGAAAATCATAGTGAGGGCTTTCCATTTCGTTTTGGCATCTGGGTCGATGGAACCTTTTCTTGGATATTTGCGGACGAATGGACCCGCACACTCAGATACGTCGACAATGCTCCCGTCACTGATGTAACTCTCACAAATGACCATCTCGGGATCGAGATCAAATGCTGCGATGCCGTCGCTGAGGCGCAAAACGTGTTCATCCGCCGGATTACCGTCCGCGACCTGCATTCACAGTCACGCGAGGTCCGCGTTTTTCTTCATCAGGACTTTCGTTTATACGAGAATAAGGTCGGCGACACCGCCTTTTACGACCCCGAAACTCTCGCACTCATTCATTACAAAAAGCATCGCTATTTTTTGGTGAATACATATCCGCATTTCGATCAGTTTGCGACCGGGCGAAAGGCCTTTCGAAATAGCGAAGGCACGTGGCGCGATGCCGAGGACGGCGACCTGCAGGGCGGAGCGATCACTGAGGGTTCGGTGGATTTCACCATCGGGGTGCATCTCGCTCTGGAGGCCAACGGTCAGGCTGAGTTTCACTATTGGATCGCCGCCGGCACGGCGCACAGTGAGGTCGAGGCGATCAACAGCAAGATCATAAAGGCCGGTGCGGAGAGCTTTATCAGCCACGCGACCGGCGGTTCACTGGCTTGGCTCGAAGAGGGCAGTCTAGCCATTTCCGGCCTTTCAGAGACCGCTTTCAAACTATACCGGCGAAGTTTGCTGATCATCCGCACGCAGATCGATATGCACGGAGCGATCATTGCAGCCAATGACAGCGAGGTGACCGAACGGGCGACCGATCATTATAGTTACCTATGGCCGCGAGATGGGTCATTTGTCGCCAACGCAATGGATCAGGCGGGATACTCGTCGTATTCACACAATTTCTTTGATCTCTGCTCACGCATCGTCCACGAACGCGGCTATTTTCTCCAAAAATATAACCCCGATGGATCGGTCGGTTCCGGATGGCATTCGTATTGGGATAAATACACCAAGAAACCTATGTTGCCGATCCAGGAGGATGAGACGGCACTCGTACTCTGGGCTCTCTGGGAGCATTATTCGATGCATCCGGATGAGGAGTTTGTCGGGGAACTCTATCAGAGCCTGATCGTAAAATGTGCCAACTTTATCGCCGGATTTCGCGACCCTGAAACGAAGCTTCCGAAGCCGAGCTGGAATCTGTGGGAGGACCGCCGCGGTGTGCATACGTTTACGTGTGCAACGGTCGTTGCGGGGCTGCGGGCAGCCGTAAATTTTGCAAATATGTTCGGTGACAGCGATCTAGCGGTTAATTATGCCGCCGCCGCAAATGAGATCGTCGATGCGATGCGTGAGCATCTGTATAGCCACGAGCTGGGCCGATTTTTGCGAGGGCTTTTGGCAAATGGCGACGACTCGCTCTACCCTGACCCGACCATTGACGCCTCGCTATTCGGTATTTTCTATTTTGGCTGTTTTACTCCCGACGACCCGATGGTCGTAAATACGATGGCGGCGATCGAGGCAACCTTGACCAATAAAACGGCCGTGGGCGGCGTCGCTCGATTTGAAAATGACGGCTATATGCGTGAAAGCGACTCCGTCACCGGCAATACCTGGTTCATCTGCTCGCTGTGGCTTGCCGAATTTTATATCGCTCGAGCAAAGTCGGCGGACGAACTCGAACAGGCTCGCAATATTATCGAATCGACGGCCGGGCTCGCAATGCCTTCGGGTGTGCTGGCCGAACAGATCGAACCCATTTCGGGCCAGGCCGCTTCGGTTTCGCCGCTCACCTGGTCACACTCGACGTATGTCGCGACGGTTTTGAGTTTTTCCAAAAAGCTAAGCTCATTTACCACCAAATAG
- a CDS encoding redoxin domain-containing protein: MKSALLITLVLIPLMFVGCRPAAAPVAVSNRPVSVNDVPQPGVPMPPSKPLTEMEWTTTDGFVNKLGSYQGKAVILDFWATYCGPCREEIPHLNALLEKYGPDKLVVIGLNVGGQEDIDKVPEFTKLTKINYPIAVPEDALNRFIFAETSSIPQTAIFDRSGKLVQKFVGYGAGVKIDLEKAVETAVNSN, encoded by the coding sequence ATGAAATCGGCATTACTTATTACACTCGTCTTGATTCCCTTGATGTTTGTCGGCTGTCGGCCCGCAGCGGCACCCGTTGCGGTGTCTAACCGGCCGGTCTCGGTAAATGATGTCCCGCAGCCCGGCGTACCTATGCCGCCATCCAAGCCGCTTACGGAAATGGAATGGACGACCACCGACGGTTTTGTAAACAAGCTGGGCAGCTATCAGGGAAAAGCAGTCATCCTGGACTTTTGGGCGACGTATTGTGGGCCGTGCCGCGAAGAGATCCCGCACCTTAACGCCTTACTCGAAAAATATGGCCCGGACAAACTCGTCGTCATCGGACTGAACGTCGGCGGACAGGAAGATATCGACAAGGTGCCCGAGTTTACCAAATTGACCAAGATCAATTACCCGATCGCCGTCCCCGAAGACGCCCTTAACCGCTTCATATTTGCCGAAACGAGTTCGATCCCGCAAACTGCGATCTTCGACCGTTCGGGTAAGCTGGTACAAAAATTTGTAGGCTATGGCGCGGGCGTTAAAATTGACCTCGAAAAGGCCGTTGAGACCGCAGTCAATAGCAATTGA
- a CDS encoding (2Fe-2S)-binding protein produces MTQLTPEILELSLRPKNAGIAADADGFGADVDLACGSVVRFSISLSIDGKAVTGVRFNSNGCGYMVAVADALSSHLSGRHLNSLGGLQQIDLAETISTIVGPIPHERRHCAATCIAAVRNAFANCRERRIAGFHGDDPLICSCFGVGENTIRAVIEQNNADSVDAVTTACNAGGGCGSCRMLIQELIDSVIEPI; encoded by the coding sequence GTGACTCAACTTACGCCCGAGATACTCGAACTTAGCCTGCGGCCGAAAAATGCGGGCATCGCGGCCGATGCCGATGGGTTCGGCGCGGACGTCGATCTCGCGTGCGGTTCGGTAGTCAGATTTTCGATAAGTCTTAGCATTGACGGAAAAGCTGTGACCGGCGTCCGATTTAATTCAAACGGTTGCGGATATATGGTCGCGGTGGCGGACGCCCTGTCTTCTCACCTTTCGGGCCGACATTTGAACAGCCTCGGCGGCCTGCAGCAAATAGATCTGGCCGAGACTATTTCAACGATCGTCGGGCCGATCCCGCACGAACGTCGTCATTGTGCCGCAACGTGTATCGCCGCCGTCCGCAACGCATTTGCCAATTGCCGCGAGCGGCGAATTGCCGGATTTCACGGCGACGACCCTTTGATCTGTAGCTGTTTCGGCGTTGGCGAAAACACGATCCGAGCCGTTATCGAGCAAAATAATGCCGATTCTGTTGACGCCGTGACTACGGCGTGCAATGCCGGCGGCGGATGCGGTTCTTGCCGAATGCTCATTCAGGAACTGATCGATTCAGTTATCGAGCCTATTTGA
- a CDS encoding HlyC/CorC family transporter produces the protein MDDPASSFAFFFDSTTAVDEPTALISISKLLLVVFLVLANGFFVASEFALVAVRKTRIEALAADNRSAQRVLNILNNLSAYISATQLGITLASLGLGWVGEPAVAGLIEPALVYLGQVTGAAFLASGPVMHAISFAIAFSFITFLHIVFGELAPKTAALELSERIAMLVALPLEVFYKIFSYPIRALDWTGTRTVRLFGLLPSGEHGSSYSEDEIRHLIKLSQESGQINAEEQKLINKVFEFSETTVKEAMIPRTEIVAIAAGSSFEAIARSFGEHGYSRLPVYRDSLDDIVGVIHSKDLLAFTQKSRSFKIESVIHKPNYVVDTAKLEDVLRQMQKEKFHFGFVVDEHGGVEGIITIEDLLEEIVGDISDEHDEEVNEQIDQQADGSYLLDGGLAVRDLNRRLEISIPVSDGYTTIAGFLMAESGQLLAEGETVPFNGHIFTIEKVDKRRIIEVRLTRSAPRVAEV, from the coding sequence ATGGATGACCCTGCTAGTTCGTTCGCATTTTTCTTCGACTCAACCACCGCTGTGGACGAACCTACCGCTTTAATATCAATTTCCAAGTTGCTCTTGGTAGTTTTTCTGGTGCTCGCAAACGGCTTTTTTGTCGCGAGCGAGTTTGCCCTTGTCGCTGTGCGTAAGACACGGATCGAGGCACTCGCGGCCGACAACCGTTCTGCCCAGCGTGTACTCAACATACTTAACAACCTAAGTGCCTATATCTCGGCGACACAGTTGGGCATCACGCTGGCCTCGCTCGGCCTCGGTTGGGTCGGCGAACCGGCGGTCGCAGGATTGATCGAGCCGGCTCTGGTGTATTTAGGGCAGGTCACAGGTGCTGCATTTCTCGCGTCGGGCCCGGTGATGCACGCGATCTCGTTTGCGATCGCGTTCTCATTTATCACTTTCCTGCACATTGTTTTTGGCGAACTTGCACCGAAAACGGCCGCTCTCGAACTTTCGGAACGCATCGCGATGCTCGTAGCTTTGCCGCTCGAGGTTTTTTACAAGATATTCAGTTACCCGATCAGGGCTCTTGACTGGACCGGTACTCGGACCGTTCGCCTATTCGGTCTGCTTCCGTCCGGCGAGCACGGTTCGAGCTATAGTGAGGACGAGATCCGCCATTTGATCAAACTGTCACAGGAGAGCGGACAGATCAATGCCGAAGAGCAAAAGCTGATCAACAAGGTGTTCGAGTTTTCGGAAACGACCGTCAAGGAAGCGATGATACCGCGAACCGAGATCGTAGCGATCGCCGCGGGCAGTTCGTTTGAGGCGATCGCCAGATCATTTGGCGAACACGGTTACTCGCGTTTGCCGGTCTATCGGGACTCGCTCGATGATATCGTCGGCGTGATCCACAGCAAAGACCTTCTAGCGTTCACGCAAAAATCGAGATCTTTCAAGATCGAAAGCGTCATCCACAAGCCTAATTATGTGGTCGATACCGCAAAGCTCGAAGATGTCCTGCGGCAGATGCAGAAAGAGAAGTTTCACTTTGGCTTTGTCGTCGATGAGCACGGCGGCGTGGAGGGCATTATCACAATCGAAGACCTGCTAGAAGAGATCGTCGGTGATATCTCCGACGAGCACGACGAGGAAGTCAACGAACAGATCGACCAGCAGGCGGACGGCAGTTATCTGCTCGATGGCGGCCTTGCAGTGCGTGATCTTAACCGTCGTCTGGAAATCAGTATTCCGGTCTCAGACGGCTATACAACGATCGCCGGATTTCTGATGGCCGAGTCCGGCCAACTGTTGGCCGAGGGCGAGACGGTTCCATTCAACGGCCATATTTTTACTATCGAAAAGGTAGATAAACGCCGCATTATCGAGGTCAGATTGACTCGATCGGCGCCTCGGGTCGCCGAGGTATAA
- the eno gene encoding phosphopyruvate hydratase — protein MSYIEQIWAREILDSRGNPTIEAEVVLEDGSMGRAAVPSGASTGENEAVELRDGDKLRYLGKGVEKAVEHVNETISRELEGLDALDQTLVDETMIGLDGTHNKSKLGANAILAVSMANARAAAASLEIPLYKYIGGANAKTLPVPMMNILNGGAHADNNVDFQEFMIMPVGAASFSEALRTGAEIFHTLKGVLKSRGYSTSVGDEGGFAPNLKSNHEAVETILEAIEKAGYRAGENVMIALDPAASEFYSNGKYVFKKSDKRELSSDEMAAYWADWCSKYPIISIEDGMAENDWAGWKNLTDAVGNKVQLVGDDLFVTNTKFLQRGIDEGTANSILIKVNQIGTLTETLDAIELAKTHNMTAVISHRSGETEDSFIADLAVATNAGQIKTGSLCRSDRIAKYNQLLRIEEDLGDSARYPGRKAFYQLR, from the coding sequence ATGAGTTATATAGAACAGATCTGGGCGAGAGAGATACTCGATTCGAGGGGCAATCCGACGATCGAAGCAGAGGTAGTTTTAGAAGACGGTTCGATGGGCCGAGCGGCGGTCCCGAGTGGTGCTTCGACCGGTGAGAATGAAGCGGTCGAACTCCGCGACGGCGACAAGCTCCGTTACCTTGGCAAGGGCGTCGAAAAGGCCGTCGAGCACGTCAACGAGACGATCTCACGCGAGCTCGAGGGCCTCGATGCTCTCGATCAGACGCTTGTCGATGAGACGATGATCGGACTCGACGGCACTCATAATAAATCAAAACTGGGAGCGAACGCGATCCTTGCCGTTTCGATGGCAAACGCGCGTGCCGCCGCCGCGTCGCTCGAAATACCGCTCTACAAGTATATCGGCGGTGCTAACGCCAAGACGCTGCCGGTGCCGATGATGAATATCCTCAATGGCGGAGCTCACGCGGATAATAACGTCGATTTTCAGGAATTTATGATAATGCCGGTCGGTGCCGCGAGTTTCAGCGAGGCTCTGCGAACCGGTGCTGAGATCTTTCATACGCTGAAAGGCGTGCTCAAATCGCGGGGCTATTCGACATCCGTCGGCGACGAAGGCGGCTTTGCACCAAATCTCAAATCGAATCACGAAGCGGTCGAGACCATCCTCGAGGCGATCGAAAAGGCAGGATACCGAGCCGGTGAAAACGTGATGATCGCTCTGGATCCGGCGGCAAGCGAATTTTACAGCAATGGCAAGTATGTCTTTAAGAAGTCCGACAAACGTGAGCTTTCGTCTGACGAAATGGCGGCGTATTGGGCCGATTGGTGCTCCAAATATCCGATCATCTCGATCGAAGACGGAATGGCCGAGAACGATTGGGCAGGATGGAAGAATCTGACCGATGCCGTCGGCAATAAAGTTCAGCTTGTCGGCGACGATCTCTTTGTGACCAATACCAAGTTTTTGCAACGCGGGATCGACGAGGGAACGGCAAATTCGATCCTGATCAAGGTCAACCAGATCGGAACATTGACCGAGACACTGGACGCGATCGAGCTTGCCAAGACCCATAATATGACCGCGGTCATATCGCATCGCTCGGGCGAAACCGAAGATTCGTTTATTGCCGATCTCGCCGTCGCGACCAATGCGGGTCAGATCAAGACGGGCAGTCTCTGCCGTAGCGACCGTATCGCCAAATACAATCAACTGCTGCGTATCGAAGAGGACCTTGGCGATTCTGCCCGATATCCGGGACGAAAGGCGTTTTACCAGCTCCGGTAA
- a CDS encoding GNAT family N-acetyltransferase, which yields MEWHRDQLTISTDRSRLDVDVIQRYLNDESYWARDRTRDQTEAAIRHSICFGLYDNDRQIGFARVVSDRATFAYIGDVFVLQEFRGRGLSKWLMEAMLAHTELQGLRRWLLATRDAHGVYSQFGFSGLKHPDRWMELPAPNAY from the coding sequence ATGGAATGGCATCGCGACCAACTTACGATAAGCACCGACCGGTCGAGGCTCGACGTTGACGTCATCCAGCGGTATCTTAATGACGAATCGTACTGGGCTCGTGACCGTACACGCGACCAGACCGAGGCGGCGATCCGTCATTCCATCTGTTTCGGCTTATACGACAATGATCGCCAGATCGGTTTTGCACGGGTTGTGAGTGATCGGGCAACCTTCGCGTATATTGGTGACGTGTTTGTTTTGCAGGAGTTTCGCGGCCGCGGTTTGAGTAAGTGGCTGATGGAGGCGATGCTCGCTCATACGGAGTTGCAGGGACTCAGGCGCTGGTTACTTGCGACCCGCGATGCCCACGGCGTTTACAGCCAATTCGGGTTTAGCGGCCTTAAACATCCTGACCGCTGGATGGAGCTTCCGGCTCCTAACGCTTACTGA